From a region of the Daphnia magna isolate NIES linkage group LG1, ASM2063170v1.1, whole genome shotgun sequence genome:
- the LOC116934319 gene encoding F-box and WD repeat domain-containing 11-A isoform X4, giving the protein MLYNPTLWNIYRRCDALPSKPHPMAIQIRDLQFFKMACHTVMRYHQRLLYNWMTGAQQEESHQIDVCGTSVSFDMNSRYLVIGQVDGQILVRIREDVALESQSHEMPELKLEGLQSGIRCVRLNEENILVCGGAQGVVQIWDVSLRKLIKRFTEKQADSIEHVQFYNKILITGSSMQESDQGRVTIWNMGNLPQILLKGEILFPSQKIFGLALDDKHIIVLVGKAPLFEIQIRLTRDPLILLHSMHYPSHTFSGFHCHVGFVAAGSDDGKIRIWDVGTGKCKRILLRPSHDTGPFWLRFNSKFLVTNSSRGIGIWNFKEAVNPFIHPCVRLHCCSFRACSSSQSDQWHFQMDAFEIVRFEHQLDAGMLPDLPGIYRGKSFIIRHQFLTQ; this is encoded by the exons atgctttACAATCCTACTTTATGGAATATATACCGTCGCTGTGATGCACTTCCTAGTAAGCCTCATCCCATGGCCATTCAAATCAGAGACCTAcagtttttcaaaatggccTGTCATACTGTAATGCGTTATCACCAG CGGCTCCTCTACAACTGGATGACGGGTGCGCAACAAGAAGAGTCTCATCAAATTGATGTTTGTGGAACATCGGTTTctttcgatatgaattcacGATACCTTGTAATAGGCCAGGTTGATGGGCAAATACTTGTTCGAATAAGGGAAGATGTGGCATTGGAATCACAGAGTCATGAAATGCCG GAGCTAAAATTGGAAGGATTGCAATCGGGAATTCGTTGCGTTCGGTTGAACGAGGAGAACATTCTAGTCTGTGGAGGAGCTCAAGGTGTAGTTCAAATTTGGGACGTCTCCTTGAGAAAACTT ATTAAGCGGTTTACTGAAAAACAAGCCGACAGTATAGAACACGTGCAATTTTATAACAAAATCTTAATAACAGGTTCCAGTATGCAG GAATCCGATCAGGGCCGCGTGACCATCTGGAACATGGGAAACTTACCCCAAATATTATTAAAAGGAGAAATTTTATTCCCATCGcaaaaaatttttggtttaGCATTGGATGACAAACATATCATTGTCCTAGTTGGCAAAGCACCACTTTTTGAAATCCAAATCAGACTCACACGTGATCCCTTGATTCTTTTACATTCGATGCACTATCCTTCACACACATTCAGTGGATTTCACTGTCATGTCGGGTTTGTTGCCGCAGGTTCAGATGATGGGAAAATAAG AATATGGGATGTTGGAACAGGAAAGTGCAAGCGAATTTTACTACGACCGTCTCATGATACTGGCCCATTCTGGTTGAG GTTCAATTCTAAGTTTTTGGTCACAAATAGTTCAAGAGGAATTGGCATATGGAATTTTAAAGAAGCCGTCAATCCGTTTATACATCCTTGTGTGAGGCTCCACTGCTGTTCCTTCCGG GCCTGCTCAAGTTCGCAGTCAGATCAGTGGCATTTCCAGATGGACGCTTTTGAGATTGTTAGATTTGAGCATCAACTTGATGCCGGAATGTTACCCGACCTTCCAGGTATATATAGAGGGAAAAGCTTCATCATTCGACACCAGTTTCTCACCCAATAG
- the LOC116934347 gene encoding thioredoxin-related transmembrane protein 1, translating into MTQIRNVCFIASLLFAIASCATLKVLHEQNWDEMLNGEWMVEFYAPWCPACRALEPVWEEFASWSDDLGIKVGHVDVTTSPGLSGRFMVTALPTIYHVKNGVFRQYRGTRDKDEFISFVEEKKWEQVEPIPSWKSPSSIQMSVVSGFFKLSMMLRNIHTQITEEHGIPYWGSYLLFALATIIVGAVLGLVLVFLIDCFYPAKVAVKRVESKFSKSEQNKEDVEDEDDIVDENSQSEGKDGDEFSQSEQEEDENKTASEEKETTSVKNNEDNEAAEDGPSPSSPDIRKRRSRKAD; encoded by the exons atgacgcAAATTAGAAATGTTTGTTTCATCGCATCCTTACTATTTGCCATAGCTAGCTGTGCAACATTAAAAGTGCTGCATGAGCAAAATTGGGATGAAATGCTGAATGGTGAATGGATGGTTGAATT CTATGCCCCATGGTGTCCAGCATGCCGAGCCCTGGAACCCGTCTGGGAAGAATTTGCATCTTGGAGTGACGATTTAGGAATCAAAGTTGGACATGTTGATGTTACGACTTCTCCTGGTCTGAGTGGTCGCTTCATGGTTACAGCTTTACCAACTATATACCA TGTCAAAAATGGAGTCTTTCGGCAATATCGTGGAACACGTGACAAAGATGAGTTCATTAGTtttgttgaagaaaaaaagtgggaacaAGTTGAACCTATCCCTAGTTGGAAATCACCATCTTCCATTCAAATGTCTGTTGTTTCTGGATTCTTCAAGCTCTCCATGATGTTGAGAAACATTCACACGCAAATCACGGAAGAGCATGGAATTCCGTATTGGGGATCTTATTTACTCTTTGCTCTCGCTACCATTATTGTTGGCGCCGTTCTAGGACTCGTTCTAGTTTTTCTCATCGACTGCTTTTATCCAGCAAAGGTTGCTGTTAAACGAGTGGAATCCAAATTCTCGAAATCAGAACAAAAC aAAGAAGATGTTGAAGATGAGGACGACATAGTAGACGAAAATAGCCAATCAGAAGGAAAGGATGGCGATGAATTTAGCCAGTCAGAGCAAGAAGAAGATGAGAATAAAACAGcttcagaagaaaaagaaacaacgaGCGTTAAAAATAACGAAGACAACGAGGCTGCTGAGGATGGTCCTTCTCCTTCCAGTCCTGACATCCGAAAGAGACGTAGCCGGAAAGCAGACTAG
- the LOC123469452 gene encoding uncharacterized protein LOC123469452 isoform X6, with protein MDEDEEHSIVGCAIENTPENKIAMDEDEEHSIVGCAIENTPECLLNKFKACEKEAARIRESFKEQLLEELSVRYVDVMDNQSSNDEVKHEMLYDMCGYLVKTRDSVWIHCPNCKKGLITKYEDLPSTFLSADYTADRNHGGLTFVTVNFFKIIQLVENVMSNFFDNDSHVYISNCYETVMSEICKLKLLNVFCFEHEESLPYIILQYVHIRFHTESKRFRNFYLSKERTQMKTNKKMSRTSIHAKNTLPKPEVNINTKV; from the exons atggatgaagatgaagaacattCTATTGTAGGATGTGCTATCGAGAACACTCCag AAAACAAGATAGCaatggatgaagatgaagaacattCTATTGTAGGATGTGCTATCGAGAACACTCCag AATGTCTCCTAAACAAGTTTAAAGCTTGCGAAAAAGAAGCAGCGCGAATTCGTGAGTCCTTCAAGGAACAATTGTTGGAGGAATTATCAGTCCGGTATGTCGATGTGATGGACAATCAATCTAGTAATGATGAAGTGAAACATGAAATGCTTTATGATATGTGTGGTTATCTCGTGAAAACTCGTGATTCTGTATGGATACATTGCCCTAACTGCAAGAAAGGCCTTATTACGAAGTATGAGGATTTGCCTTCAACTTTCTTGTCTGCTGACTACACTGCCGATCGGAATCATGGCGGTCTAACCTTTGTtactgtaaatttttttaaaataattcaacTGGTGGAAAATGTGATGAGCAATTTTTTCGACAACGATAGTCATGTCTACATATCTAATTGCTATGAAACTGTGATGtcagaaatatgtaaattgaAACTGTTaaatgtcttttgttttgaacacGAAGAGTCGCTGCCATATATAATTCTGCAATATGTTCACATACGATTTCATACAGAGTCAAAACGATTTCGTAATTTTTACCTCTCCAAAGAAAGAACGCAGatgaaaacgaataaaaaaatgtcaagaaCTTCTATTCACGCAAAAAATACATTGCCAAAACCAGAAGTTAACATCAATACAAAGGTTTAA
- the LOC116934319 gene encoding beta-TrCP isoform X1 — translation MDLVRIYITSVVQIRTDSSFPSFLMEPVQHDFLKLFTNSGTPEIAQYILIFLDYNDLKNAERVCKLWYHVIRDGKIWKRCLEKMLYNPTLWNIYRRCDALPSKPHPMAIQIRDLQFFKMACHTVMRYHQRLLYNWMTGAQQEESHQIDVCGTSVSFDMNSRYLVIGQVDGQILVRIREDVALESQSHEMPELKLEGLQSGIRCVRLNEENILVCGGAQGVVQIWDVSLRKLIKRFTEKQADSIEHVQFYNKILITGSSMQESDQGRVTIWNMGNLPQILLKGEILFPSQKIFGLALDDKHIIVLVGKAPLFEIQIRLTRDPLILLHSMHYPSHTFSGFHCHVGFVAAGSDDGKIRIWDVGTGKCKRILLRPSHDTGPFWLRFNSKFLVTNSSRGIGIWNFKEAVNPFIHPCVRLHCCSFRACSSSQSDQWHFQMDAFEIVRFEHQLDAGMLPDLPGIYRGKSFIIRHQFLTQ, via the exons ATGGACCTTGTACGCATATACATCACTTCGGTTGTCCAGATTCGAACAGATTCATCTTTCCCAAGCTTTTTAATGGAACCTGTCCAGCATGATTTCCTCAAACTTTTTACAA ATTCTGGTACACCTGAGATTGCTCAGTACATCTTGATCTTCCTAGATTACAATGATCTAAAAAATGCAGAAAGAGTTTGTAAATTATGGTACCATGTGATTAGAGACGGAAAAATTTGGAAGCGTTGTCTGGAAAAG atgctttACAATCCTACTTTATGGAATATATACCGTCGCTGTGATGCACTTCCTAGTAAGCCTCATCCCATGGCCATTCAAATCAGAGACCTAcagtttttcaaaatggccTGTCATACTGTAATGCGTTATCACCAG CGGCTCCTCTACAACTGGATGACGGGTGCGCAACAAGAAGAGTCTCATCAAATTGATGTTTGTGGAACATCGGTTTctttcgatatgaattcacGATACCTTGTAATAGGCCAGGTTGATGGGCAAATACTTGTTCGAATAAGGGAAGATGTGGCATTGGAATCACAGAGTCATGAAATGCCG GAGCTAAAATTGGAAGGATTGCAATCGGGAATTCGTTGCGTTCGGTTGAACGAGGAGAACATTCTAGTCTGTGGAGGAGCTCAAGGTGTAGTTCAAATTTGGGACGTCTCCTTGAGAAAACTT ATTAAGCGGTTTACTGAAAAACAAGCCGACAGTATAGAACACGTGCAATTTTATAACAAAATCTTAATAACAGGTTCCAGTATGCAG GAATCCGATCAGGGCCGCGTGACCATCTGGAACATGGGAAACTTACCCCAAATATTATTAAAAGGAGAAATTTTATTCCCATCGcaaaaaatttttggtttaGCATTGGATGACAAACATATCATTGTCCTAGTTGGCAAAGCACCACTTTTTGAAATCCAAATCAGACTCACACGTGATCCCTTGATTCTTTTACATTCGATGCACTATCCTTCACACACATTCAGTGGATTTCACTGTCATGTCGGGTTTGTTGCCGCAGGTTCAGATGATGGGAAAATAAG AATATGGGATGTTGGAACAGGAAAGTGCAAGCGAATTTTACTACGACCGTCTCATGATACTGGCCCATTCTGGTTGAG GTTCAATTCTAAGTTTTTGGTCACAAATAGTTCAAGAGGAATTGGCATATGGAATTTTAAAGAAGCCGTCAATCCGTTTATACATCCTTGTGTGAGGCTCCACTGCTGTTCCTTCCGG GCCTGCTCAAGTTCGCAGTCAGATCAGTGGCATTTCCAGATGGACGCTTTTGAGATTGTTAGATTTGAGCATCAACTTGATGCCGGAATGTTACCCGACCTTCCAGGTATATATAGAGGGAAAAGCTTCATCATTCGACACCAGTTTCTCACCCAATAG
- the LOC123469452 gene encoding uncharacterized protein LOC123469452 isoform X2, which translates to MDEDEEHSIVGCAIENTPENKIAMDEDEEHSIVGCAIENTPENKIAMDEDEEHSIVGCAIENTPECLLNKFKACEKEAARIRESFKEQLLEELSVRYVDVMDNQSSNDEVKHEMLYDMCGYLVKTRDSVWIHCPNCKKGLITKYEDLPSTFLSADYTADRNHGGLTFVTVNFFKIIQLVENVMSNFFDNDSHVYISNCYETVMSEICKLKLLNVFCFEHEESLPYIILQYVHIRFHTESKRFRNFYLSKERTQMKTNKKMSRTSIHAKNTLPKPEVNINTKV; encoded by the exons atggatgaagatgaagaacattCTATTGTAGGATGTGCTATCGAGAACACTCCag AAAACAAGATAGCaatggatgaagatgaagaacattCTATTGTAGGATGTGCTATCGAGAACACTCCag AAAACAAGATAGCaatggatgaagatgaagaacattCTATTGTAGGATGTGCTATCGAGAACACTCCag AATGTCTCCTAAACAAGTTTAAAGCTTGCGAAAAAGAAGCAGCGCGAATTCGTGAGTCCTTCAAGGAACAATTGTTGGAGGAATTATCAGTCCGGTATGTCGATGTGATGGACAATCAATCTAGTAATGATGAAGTGAAACATGAAATGCTTTATGATATGTGTGGTTATCTCGTGAAAACTCGTGATTCTGTATGGATACATTGCCCTAACTGCAAGAAAGGCCTTATTACGAAGTATGAGGATTTGCCTTCAACTTTCTTGTCTGCTGACTACACTGCCGATCGGAATCATGGCGGTCTAACCTTTGTtactgtaaatttttttaaaataattcaacTGGTGGAAAATGTGATGAGCAATTTTTTCGACAACGATAGTCATGTCTACATATCTAATTGCTATGAAACTGTGATGtcagaaatatgtaaattgaAACTGTTaaatgtcttttgttttgaacacGAAGAGTCGCTGCCATATATAATTCTGCAATATGTTCACATACGATTTCATACAGAGTCAAAACGATTTCGTAATTTTTACCTCTCCAAAGAAAGAACGCAGatgaaaacgaataaaaaaatgtcaagaaCTTCTATTCACGCAAAAAATACATTGCCAAAACCAGAAGTTAACATCAATACAAAGGTTTAA
- the LOC123469452 gene encoding uncharacterized protein LOC123469452 isoform X1, with protein sequence MDEDEEHSIVGCAIENTPENKIAMDEDEEHSIVGCAIENTPENKIAMDEDEEHSIVGCAIENTPDNEENLRVLVSYEECLLNKFKACEKEAARIRESFKEQLLEELSVRYVDVMDNQSSNDEVKHEMLYDMCGYLVKTRDSVWIHCPNCKKGLITKYEDLPSTFLSADYTADRNHGGLTFVTVNFFKIIQLVENVMSNFFDNDSHVYISNCYETVMSEICKLKLLNVFCFEHEESLPYIILQYVHIRFHTESKRFRNFYLSKERTQMKTNKKMSRTSIHAKNTLPKPEVNINTKV encoded by the exons atggatgaagatgaagaacattCTATTGTAGGATGTGCTATCGAGAACACTCCag AAAACAAGATAGCaatggatgaagatgaagaacattCTATTGTAGGATGTGCTATCGAGAACACTCCag AAAACAAGATAGCaatggatgaagatgaagaacattCTATTGTAGGATGTGCTATCGAGAACACTCCag ATAATGAAGAAAATCTCCGTGTTCTCGTTTCTTATGAAGAATGTCTCCTAAACAAGTTTAAAGCTTGCGAAAAAGAAGCAGCGCGAATTCGTGAGTCCTTCAAGGAACAATTGTTGGAGGAATTATCAGTCCGGTATGTCGATGTGATGGACAATCAATCTAGTAATGATGAAGTGAAACATGAAATGCTTTATGATATGTGTGGTTATCTCGTGAAAACTCGTGATTCTGTATGGATACATTGCCCTAACTGCAAGAAAGGCCTTATTACGAAGTATGAGGATTTGCCTTCAACTTTCTTGTCTGCTGACTACACTGCCGATCGGAATCATGGCGGTCTAACCTTTGTtactgtaaatttttttaaaataattcaacTGGTGGAAAATGTGATGAGCAATTTTTTCGACAACGATAGTCATGTCTACATATCTAATTGCTATGAAACTGTGATGtcagaaatatgtaaattgaAACTGTTaaatgtcttttgttttgaacacGAAGAGTCGCTGCCATATATAATTCTGCAATATGTTCACATACGATTTCATACAGAGTCAAAACGATTTCGTAATTTTTACCTCTCCAAAGAAAGAACGCAGatgaaaacgaataaaaaaatgtcaagaaCTTCTATTCACGCAAAAAATACATTGCCAAAACCAGAAGTTAACATCAATACAAAGGTTTAA
- the LOC123469452 gene encoding uncharacterized protein LOC123469452 isoform X3 — protein sequence MDEDEEHSIVGCAIENTPENKIAMDEDEEHSIVGCAIENTPDNEENLRVLVSYEECLLNKFKACEKEAARIRESFKEQLLEELSVRYVDVMDNQSSNDEVKHEMLYDMCGYLVKTRDSVWIHCPNCKKGLITKYEDLPSTFLSADYTADRNHGGLTFVTVNFFKIIQLVENVMSNFFDNDSHVYISNCYETVMSEICKLKLLNVFCFEHEESLPYIILQYVHIRFHTESKRFRNFYLSKERTQMKTNKKMSRTSIHAKNTLPKPEVNINTKV from the exons atggatgaagatgaagaacattCTATTGTAGGATGTGCTATCGAGAACACTCCag AAAACAAGATAGCaatggatgaagatgaagaacattCTATTGTAGGATGTGCTATCGAGAACACTCCag ATAATGAAGAAAATCTCCGTGTTCTCGTTTCTTATGAAGAATGTCTCCTAAACAAGTTTAAAGCTTGCGAAAAAGAAGCAGCGCGAATTCGTGAGTCCTTCAAGGAACAATTGTTGGAGGAATTATCAGTCCGGTATGTCGATGTGATGGACAATCAATCTAGTAATGATGAAGTGAAACATGAAATGCTTTATGATATGTGTGGTTATCTCGTGAAAACTCGTGATTCTGTATGGATACATTGCCCTAACTGCAAGAAAGGCCTTATTACGAAGTATGAGGATTTGCCTTCAACTTTCTTGTCTGCTGACTACACTGCCGATCGGAATCATGGCGGTCTAACCTTTGTtactgtaaatttttttaaaataattcaacTGGTGGAAAATGTGATGAGCAATTTTTTCGACAACGATAGTCATGTCTACATATCTAATTGCTATGAAACTGTGATGtcagaaatatgtaaattgaAACTGTTaaatgtcttttgttttgaacacGAAGAGTCGCTGCCATATATAATTCTGCAATATGTTCACATACGATTTCATACAGAGTCAAAACGATTTCGTAATTTTTACCTCTCCAAAGAAAGAACGCAGatgaaaacgaataaaaaaatgtcaagaaCTTCTATTCACGCAAAAAATACATTGCCAAAACCAGAAGTTAACATCAATACAAAGGTTTAA
- the LOC116934319 gene encoding beta-TrCP isoform X2, producing MDLVRIYITSVVQIRTDSSFPSFLMEPVQHDFLKLFTNYNDLKNAERVCKLWYHVIRDGKIWKRCLEKMLYNPTLWNIYRRCDALPSKPHPMAIQIRDLQFFKMACHTVMRYHQRLLYNWMTGAQQEESHQIDVCGTSVSFDMNSRYLVIGQVDGQILVRIREDVALESQSHEMPELKLEGLQSGIRCVRLNEENILVCGGAQGVVQIWDVSLRKLIKRFTEKQADSIEHVQFYNKILITGSSMQESDQGRVTIWNMGNLPQILLKGEILFPSQKIFGLALDDKHIIVLVGKAPLFEIQIRLTRDPLILLHSMHYPSHTFSGFHCHVGFVAAGSDDGKIRIWDVGTGKCKRILLRPSHDTGPFWLRFNSKFLVTNSSRGIGIWNFKEAVNPFIHPCVRLHCCSFRACSSSQSDQWHFQMDAFEIVRFEHQLDAGMLPDLPGIYRGKSFIIRHQFLTQ from the exons ATGGACCTTGTACGCATATACATCACTTCGGTTGTCCAGATTCGAACAGATTCATCTTTCCCAAGCTTTTTAATGGAACCTGTCCAGCATGATTTCCTCAAACTTTTTACAA ATTACAATGATCTAAAAAATGCAGAAAGAGTTTGTAAATTATGGTACCATGTGATTAGAGACGGAAAAATTTGGAAGCGTTGTCTGGAAAAG atgctttACAATCCTACTTTATGGAATATATACCGTCGCTGTGATGCACTTCCTAGTAAGCCTCATCCCATGGCCATTCAAATCAGAGACCTAcagtttttcaaaatggccTGTCATACTGTAATGCGTTATCACCAG CGGCTCCTCTACAACTGGATGACGGGTGCGCAACAAGAAGAGTCTCATCAAATTGATGTTTGTGGAACATCGGTTTctttcgatatgaattcacGATACCTTGTAATAGGCCAGGTTGATGGGCAAATACTTGTTCGAATAAGGGAAGATGTGGCATTGGAATCACAGAGTCATGAAATGCCG GAGCTAAAATTGGAAGGATTGCAATCGGGAATTCGTTGCGTTCGGTTGAACGAGGAGAACATTCTAGTCTGTGGAGGAGCTCAAGGTGTAGTTCAAATTTGGGACGTCTCCTTGAGAAAACTT ATTAAGCGGTTTACTGAAAAACAAGCCGACAGTATAGAACACGTGCAATTTTATAACAAAATCTTAATAACAGGTTCCAGTATGCAG GAATCCGATCAGGGCCGCGTGACCATCTGGAACATGGGAAACTTACCCCAAATATTATTAAAAGGAGAAATTTTATTCCCATCGcaaaaaatttttggtttaGCATTGGATGACAAACATATCATTGTCCTAGTTGGCAAAGCACCACTTTTTGAAATCCAAATCAGACTCACACGTGATCCCTTGATTCTTTTACATTCGATGCACTATCCTTCACACACATTCAGTGGATTTCACTGTCATGTCGGGTTTGTTGCCGCAGGTTCAGATGATGGGAAAATAAG AATATGGGATGTTGGAACAGGAAAGTGCAAGCGAATTTTACTACGACCGTCTCATGATACTGGCCCATTCTGGTTGAG GTTCAATTCTAAGTTTTTGGTCACAAATAGTTCAAGAGGAATTGGCATATGGAATTTTAAAGAAGCCGTCAATCCGTTTATACATCCTTGTGTGAGGCTCCACTGCTGTTCCTTCCGG GCCTGCTCAAGTTCGCAGTCAGATCAGTGGCATTTCCAGATGGACGCTTTTGAGATTGTTAGATTTGAGCATCAACTTGATGCCGGAATGTTACCCGACCTTCCAGGTATATATAGAGGGAAAAGCTTCATCATTCGACACCAGTTTCTCACCCAATAG
- the LOC116934319 gene encoding F-box and WD repeat domain-containing 11-A isoform X3, which translates to MISSNFLQMLYNPTLWNIYRRCDALPSKPHPMAIQIRDLQFFKMACHTVMRYHQRLLYNWMTGAQQEESHQIDVCGTSVSFDMNSRYLVIGQVDGQILVRIREDVALESQSHEMPELKLEGLQSGIRCVRLNEENILVCGGAQGVVQIWDVSLRKLIKRFTEKQADSIEHVQFYNKILITGSSMQESDQGRVTIWNMGNLPQILLKGEILFPSQKIFGLALDDKHIIVLVGKAPLFEIQIRLTRDPLILLHSMHYPSHTFSGFHCHVGFVAAGSDDGKIRIWDVGTGKCKRILLRPSHDTGPFWLRFNSKFLVTNSSRGIGIWNFKEAVNPFIHPCVRLHCCSFRACSSSQSDQWHFQMDAFEIVRFEHQLDAGMLPDLPGIYRGKSFIIRHQFLTQ; encoded by the exons ATGATTTCCTCAAACTTTTTACAA atgctttACAATCCTACTTTATGGAATATATACCGTCGCTGTGATGCACTTCCTAGTAAGCCTCATCCCATGGCCATTCAAATCAGAGACCTAcagtttttcaaaatggccTGTCATACTGTAATGCGTTATCACCAG CGGCTCCTCTACAACTGGATGACGGGTGCGCAACAAGAAGAGTCTCATCAAATTGATGTTTGTGGAACATCGGTTTctttcgatatgaattcacGATACCTTGTAATAGGCCAGGTTGATGGGCAAATACTTGTTCGAATAAGGGAAGATGTGGCATTGGAATCACAGAGTCATGAAATGCCG GAGCTAAAATTGGAAGGATTGCAATCGGGAATTCGTTGCGTTCGGTTGAACGAGGAGAACATTCTAGTCTGTGGAGGAGCTCAAGGTGTAGTTCAAATTTGGGACGTCTCCTTGAGAAAACTT ATTAAGCGGTTTACTGAAAAACAAGCCGACAGTATAGAACACGTGCAATTTTATAACAAAATCTTAATAACAGGTTCCAGTATGCAG GAATCCGATCAGGGCCGCGTGACCATCTGGAACATGGGAAACTTACCCCAAATATTATTAAAAGGAGAAATTTTATTCCCATCGcaaaaaatttttggtttaGCATTGGATGACAAACATATCATTGTCCTAGTTGGCAAAGCACCACTTTTTGAAATCCAAATCAGACTCACACGTGATCCCTTGATTCTTTTACATTCGATGCACTATCCTTCACACACATTCAGTGGATTTCACTGTCATGTCGGGTTTGTTGCCGCAGGTTCAGATGATGGGAAAATAAG AATATGGGATGTTGGAACAGGAAAGTGCAAGCGAATTTTACTACGACCGTCTCATGATACTGGCCCATTCTGGTTGAG GTTCAATTCTAAGTTTTTGGTCACAAATAGTTCAAGAGGAATTGGCATATGGAATTTTAAAGAAGCCGTCAATCCGTTTATACATCCTTGTGTGAGGCTCCACTGCTGTTCCTTCCGG GCCTGCTCAAGTTCGCAGTCAGATCAGTGGCATTTCCAGATGGACGCTTTTGAGATTGTTAGATTTGAGCATCAACTTGATGCCGGAATGTTACCCGACCTTCCAGGTATATATAGAGGGAAAAGCTTCATCATTCGACACCAGTTTCTCACCCAATAG